The Longimicrobium sp. genome has a window encoding:
- a CDS encoding NAD-dependent deacylase — translation MTPEGLARAAGFLAGARSVVASTGAGMSKESGIPTFRDAMEGLWARFDPQELATEEGFRRDPRRVWSWYAWRRGKVAEAVPHPGYHALVELEALVPSLAVVTQNVDGLHAAAGSRDVIELHGSLRRVKCLDRGHPYGGELPASNGGEEDPPPCPACGSPLRPDVVWFGEMLPERAVERAWRLAGECDVLLLVGTSGTVWPAAELPHVARRSGARIVEVNPDPSELTPLADVFLQGAAGRVLPALVDALRARRPG, via the coding sequence ATGACGCCCGAGGGACTGGCGCGGGCGGCCGGGTTCCTGGCCGGGGCGCGGAGCGTGGTGGCCTCCACCGGGGCGGGGATGTCGAAGGAGAGCGGCATCCCCACCTTCCGCGACGCCATGGAGGGGCTGTGGGCGCGCTTCGACCCGCAGGAGCTGGCCACCGAGGAGGGGTTCCGCAGGGACCCGCGCCGGGTGTGGAGCTGGTACGCCTGGCGCCGCGGGAAGGTGGCCGAGGCCGTGCCGCACCCCGGCTACCACGCGCTGGTGGAGCTGGAGGCGCTCGTCCCCTCGCTCGCGGTGGTCACCCAGAACGTCGACGGGCTGCACGCCGCCGCCGGCTCGCGCGACGTGATCGAGCTGCACGGCAGCCTGCGCCGCGTGAAGTGCCTGGACCGCGGCCACCCGTACGGCGGCGAGCTCCCGGCGTCGAACGGAGGCGAGGAGGACCCGCCGCCGTGCCCGGCCTGCGGCTCGCCGCTCCGGCCCGACGTGGTGTGGTTCGGCGAGATGCTCCCCGAGCGGGCCGTGGAGCGCGCGTGGCGGCTGGCCGGCGAGTGCGACGTGCTGCTGCTGGTGGGCACCTCCGGCACCGTGTGGCCCGCCGCCGAGCTCCCCCACGTGGCCCGCCGCTCCGGCGCGCGGATCGTCGAGGTCAACCCCGACCCCAGCGAGCTCACGCCGCTGGCCGACGTCTTCCTGCAGGGCGCCGCGGGCCGCGTGCTCCCCGCGCTGGTGGACGCCCTGCGCGCGCGACGGCCCGGCTGA
- a CDS encoding diacylglycerol kinase family protein: MDRPIAALDPLSLLEPAPGPYAARNLVVLNPAAGQADSDRVLRLLAGAFAVRRAGFDVVETRGAGDAERFAREAAEAGYRAVVAVGGDGTVGEVITGLAGTGVPLGIVPKGTGNQVAFNLGIPRSVEAAVDAVVHGVALPMDLGQVGEGRYFAVAAGVGWDAALVSYATRELKDRWGFGAYLYAALKVGLTPPLTRYRIEADGEPMEVDAAMVLVANMGLIVSNPPALNLRLGPLISHRDGKLDVCIFAPRSLSHAAGLVWRMYRKRYGGNDRMLYLQAREVTVASDPAVVTETDGELLGHTPLFARAVPGGVSVFTPR, from the coding sequence ATGGACCGTCCGATAGCCGCCCTGGACCCGCTCTCGCTGCTGGAGCCGGCCCCCGGGCCGTACGCCGCGCGCAACCTGGTGGTCCTGAACCCCGCCGCGGGGCAGGCGGACTCCGACCGCGTGCTGCGCCTGCTGGCCGGGGCCTTCGCGGTGCGCCGCGCCGGCTTCGACGTGGTGGAGACGCGCGGCGCGGGCGACGCCGAGCGCTTCGCCCGCGAGGCGGCCGAGGCCGGCTACCGCGCCGTGGTGGCGGTCGGCGGCGACGGCACGGTGGGCGAGGTGATCACGGGGCTGGCGGGGACCGGGGTGCCGCTGGGGATCGTCCCCAAGGGCACCGGGAACCAGGTGGCGTTCAACCTGGGGATCCCCCGCTCGGTGGAGGCGGCGGTGGACGCGGTGGTGCACGGGGTGGCGCTGCCGATGGACCTGGGGCAGGTGGGCGAGGGGCGCTACTTCGCGGTGGCCGCCGGGGTGGGGTGGGACGCGGCGCTGGTCTCCTACGCCACCCGCGAGCTCAAGGACCGCTGGGGGTTCGGCGCGTACCTGTACGCGGCGCTCAAGGTGGGGCTCACGCCGCCGCTCACCCGCTACCGCATCGAGGCCGACGGGGAGCCGATGGAGGTGGACGCGGCCATGGTGCTGGTGGCCAACATGGGGCTGATCGTCTCCAACCCGCCCGCGCTCAACCTGCGCCTGGGCCCGCTGATCTCGCACCGCGACGGCAAGCTGGACGTGTGCATCTTCGCGCCCCGGTCGCTCTCGCACGCGGCGGGGCTGGTGTGGCGCATGTACCGCAAGCGCTACGGCGGCAACGACCGCATGCTCTACCTCCAGGCCCGCGAGGTCACCGTGGCCTCGGACCCCGCCGTGGTCACCGAGACCGACGGCGAGCTGCTGGGCCACACCCCCCTCTTCGCCCGCGCCGTCCCCGGCGGCGTGAGCGTCTTCACCCCCCGCTAG
- a CDS encoding type II toxin-antitoxin system VapC family toxin, whose protein sequence is MPRPRAYIETTIPSAYHERRGGPKVAAKRAATRHWWSSAGETYELVTSRLVIQELSAGPAERREEWLSLVRELPLLRSTPKIISTVQVYLNQKLMPAVPPTDAYHLAFASFHRCEYLVTWNMRHLANENKFEHIRRVNEALGLFVPSIVTPRQLIGGADE, encoded by the coding sequence ATGCCACGTCCCCGCGCCTACATTGAGACCACGATCCCAAGCGCTTACCACGAACGGCGTGGCGGCCCCAAGGTAGCCGCGAAGAGAGCGGCGACGCGGCACTGGTGGTCGAGCGCGGGAGAAACGTACGAGTTGGTTACCAGCCGGCTTGTCATTCAGGAGCTTTCCGCGGGTCCGGCTGAGCGACGGGAAGAATGGCTTTCGCTCGTGCGGGAACTACCGTTGTTGCGCTCGACCCCAAAGATCATCAGTACCGTCCAGGTATATCTGAACCAGAAGCTGATGCCGGCCGTCCCGCCGACAGACGCATACCACCTGGCATTCGCATCCTTCCACAGGTGTGAGTACCTGGTGACGTGGAACATGCGGCATCTGGCGAACGAGAACAAATTCGAGCACATTAGACGGGTGAACGAAGCGCTCGGGCTGTTCGTACCCAGCATCGTCACGCCACGGCAGTTGATCGGAGGAGCCGATGAGTGA
- the pyk gene encoding pyruvate kinase has product MQRRTKIVCTLGPASWSPERIHSLIEAGMDVARINFSHGDLDRHAETIRNVRAAAERARRPIAILGDLQGPKIRVGVLPEPVELRPGDAVTFAPEGEHAAGELPTTFAELAEDVEVGDVVLLADGLMELIVTDVQPPRVTMRVIHGGELTSSKGINLPGTRISIPSLTPKDLRDLEFALEHELDYVALSFVRSAEDVRDLARRIPEGGPLVVVKVEKGMALENLPAILQASAAAMVARGDLGVELPFERVPLAQKRMIQLANLSSRPVITATQMLESMIENPRPTRAEASDVANAIIDGTDAVMLSAETATGKFPIQAVQSMVRIAQEIEDSHILEGGPHYDFPIEAGPDGHVPTARAIAGATVEAVRRLSAPLIITMTSSGSTARVVSSFRPPVPVLALTDQVRTYNQLALVWGVVPILCSRESTFEEQLACGREEALRRGLARRGDRVVVTAGSPMHVAGTTNLLQVEQL; this is encoded by the coding sequence ATGCAGCGACGCACCAAGATCGTCTGTACGCTGGGCCCCGCGTCCTGGTCGCCCGAGCGCATCCACTCGCTCATCGAGGCGGGGATGGACGTGGCCCGCATCAACTTCTCGCACGGCGACCTGGACCGCCACGCCGAGACCATCCGGAACGTCCGCGCGGCCGCCGAGCGGGCGCGCCGCCCGATCGCCATCCTGGGCGACCTGCAGGGGCCCAAGATCCGCGTGGGCGTGCTCCCCGAGCCGGTGGAGCTCCGGCCCGGCGACGCCGTCACCTTCGCCCCCGAGGGCGAGCACGCGGCCGGGGAGCTCCCCACCACCTTCGCCGAGCTGGCCGAAGACGTGGAGGTGGGCGACGTGGTGCTCCTGGCCGACGGGCTGATGGAGCTGATCGTCACCGACGTGCAGCCGCCGCGGGTGACCATGCGGGTGATCCACGGCGGCGAGCTCACCTCCAGCAAGGGGATCAACCTCCCGGGCACGCGCATCAGCATCCCCTCGCTCACGCCCAAGGACCTGCGCGACCTGGAGTTCGCGCTGGAGCACGAGCTGGACTACGTGGCGCTCTCGTTCGTGCGCTCGGCCGAGGACGTGCGCGACCTGGCGCGGCGCATCCCCGAGGGCGGCCCGCTGGTGGTGGTGAAGGTGGAGAAGGGGATGGCGCTGGAGAACCTCCCCGCCATCCTGCAGGCCTCGGCCGCGGCGATGGTGGCGCGCGGCGACCTGGGGGTGGAGCTCCCCTTCGAGCGCGTGCCGCTGGCGCAGAAGCGGATGATCCAGCTGGCCAACCTCTCCAGCCGCCCGGTGATCACCGCCACGCAGATGCTGGAGTCGATGATCGAGAACCCGCGCCCCACGCGCGCGGAGGCCTCCGACGTGGCCAACGCCATCATCGACGGCACCGACGCGGTGATGCTCTCGGCCGAGACGGCCACGGGGAAGTTCCCGATCCAGGCGGTGCAGTCGATGGTGCGCATCGCCCAGGAGATCGAGGACTCGCACATCCTGGAGGGGGGCCCGCACTACGACTTCCCGATCGAGGCGGGCCCCGACGGCCACGTCCCCACGGCGCGCGCCATCGCCGGGGCCACGGTGGAGGCGGTGCGGCGGCTCTCCGCCCCGCTCATCATCACCATGACCAGCAGCGGGAGCACGGCGCGGGTGGTGTCCTCCTTCCGCCCGCCGGTGCCGGTGCTGGCGCTCACCGACCAGGTGCGCACCTACAACCAGCTGGCGCTGGTGTGGGGGGTGGTCCCGATCCTCTGCTCGCGCGAGTCCACCTTCGAGGAGCAGCTGGCGTGCGGCCGCGAGGAGGCGCTGCGCCGCGGCCTGGCCCGGCGCGGCGACCGCGTGGTGGTGACCGCCGGCAGCCCCATGCACGTGGCGGGGACGACGAATCTCCTGCAGGTGGAACAGCTTTGA
- a CDS encoding glucose-6-phosphate isomerase, translating into MPGDSITLDYNNMLAPRLGGGEHGIDPASLERMAARFREAHADTARRRESGELGFYALPGETATVDAIQAFAEGPGQAFSDLVVLGIGGSALGTIALRTALLHPAWNELSGEERDFFPRLHVLDNVDPATIGPFLDRLELGKTLFDVVSKSGGTAETMSQYLVVRERLEREMGEGYRRHLLFTTDPEKGVLRRIAREEEIATLPIPPKVGGRFSVLSAVGLLPAAMVGIDVRELLAGADEMARRCDTDDLRANPAGMFAALQYLADTEKGAPIHVMMPYSDPLRDVADWFRQLWAESLGKQKTRGGGEVFAGPTPVKALGATDQHSQVQLYVEGPFDKTITFLAAREREGDLPIPALHGELDELAYLGGHTLGELLDTERLATEAALAKRGRMNMTLELPRVDARSVGGLFMLLQIATVYAGFFYGVDPLDQPGVELGKELTYGIMGRPGFERFRQEWEGREPRRDEWTVR; encoded by the coding sequence ATGCCCGGCGACTCGATCACCCTCGACTACAACAACATGCTCGCGCCGCGCCTGGGCGGCGGAGAGCACGGGATCGACCCGGCCAGCCTGGAGCGCATGGCCGCGCGCTTCCGCGAGGCGCACGCCGACACCGCGCGCCGCCGCGAGTCGGGGGAGCTGGGCTTCTACGCGCTTCCCGGCGAGACCGCGACGGTCGACGCCATCCAGGCCTTCGCCGAGGGGCCGGGGCAGGCGTTCTCGGACCTGGTCGTCCTCGGCATCGGCGGGTCGGCGCTGGGGACCATCGCGCTCCGCACGGCGCTCCTGCACCCGGCCTGGAACGAGCTCTCCGGCGAGGAGCGCGACTTCTTCCCCCGCCTGCACGTGCTCGACAACGTCGACCCGGCCACCATCGGTCCCTTCCTGGACCGGCTGGAGCTGGGGAAGACGCTCTTCGACGTGGTCTCCAAGTCCGGCGGCACCGCCGAGACCATGAGCCAGTACCTGGTGGTCCGCGAGCGGCTGGAGCGGGAGATGGGCGAGGGCTACCGCCGCCACCTCCTCTTCACCACCGACCCCGAGAAGGGCGTGCTCCGCCGGATCGCCCGCGAGGAGGAGATCGCCACCCTGCCGATCCCCCCGAAGGTCGGCGGGCGCTTCTCCGTGCTCTCCGCCGTCGGGCTCCTCCCCGCCGCGATGGTGGGGATCGACGTGCGCGAGCTGCTGGCCGGGGCCGACGAGATGGCGCGCCGCTGCGACACGGATGACCTGCGCGCCAACCCGGCCGGGATGTTCGCGGCGCTGCAGTACCTGGCCGACACGGAGAAGGGCGCGCCGATCCACGTGATGATGCCCTACTCCGACCCCCTGCGCGACGTGGCCGACTGGTTCCGGCAGCTCTGGGCCGAGAGCCTGGGGAAGCAGAAAACGCGCGGCGGCGGCGAGGTGTTCGCCGGGCCCACGCCGGTGAAGGCGCTGGGGGCCACCGACCAGCACTCGCAGGTGCAGCTGTACGTGGAGGGGCCGTTCGACAAGACCATCACCTTCCTGGCCGCGCGCGAGCGGGAGGGCGACCTGCCGATCCCCGCGCTGCACGGCGAGCTGGACGAGCTGGCGTACCTGGGTGGGCACACGCTGGGCGAGCTGCTCGACACCGAGCGCCTGGCCACCGAGGCCGCGCTGGCGAAGCGGGGGCGGATGAACATGACGCTGGAGCTGCCGCGCGTGGACGCCCGCTCGGTGGGGGGGCTGTTCATGCTGCTGCAGATCGCCACCGTGTACGCGGGCTTCTTCTACGGCGTGGACCCGCTGGACCAGCCCGGCGTGGAGCTGGGGAAGGAGCTCACCTACGGGATCATGGGCCGCCCGGGCTTCGAGCGGTTCCGCCAGGAATGGGAAGGGCGCGAGCCCAGGCGCGACGAATGGACCGTCCGATAG
- a CDS encoding YncE family protein codes for MIRVHPSVRAASVAAAFVIALPARGAAQQHQHQPAQPQQPDPHAAHAGHQAAPAQPAAAAPARPDSGVTVLRAEFSFGPVGAAERRAPREKEEMEVRLRLTDPVTGRPATGLNPTAWIDVRREEGATTLEQCRQKVATFTEAGLHVKHGQISIATPVEDLNGHYVLAMARQPAIAVLDPVKGFGRTKLFTAIPLPSPGEDWAATPDDRRVFVSSPDSGALSIVDTHSFRVTKTLRLPHPTVVRIDPAGRYVWVSTQEGAAWGMAVVDALAGTVVQRLPAGAGPHALAFSDDGAYAFVANRAAGTLSVFDARSLRPIGEAEVGQQPVDVAWSAVRSAAYVVNEGDGTVAVVDPARKAVVERVTFKPGIRSLRFAPEPMNPAGHAGHDMGPARGGRLAFVLNPREGVMQILDVVDRRIVRTLSGAPEPDQVAFTGSFAYVRAAGTASVALIPLANPTGGAVGPHDYFPAGSNAPGAIAGDHLGDVIISQPGMHDAIYAANPKERMIYSYHYMEGMPVPHGGLTTYSFEPRAIRTISRHVREVEPGVYAATLRMDRAGEYDLVLRNPDPYVLGCYSFTVQPDPSLNTGHSVRVEAVAEGGRALKVGRNALRFRVTDTRAGAALEGLTDLRVQLASTSGWQMRADAKAVGGGVYEVEFDIPEAGVYYAAFEIPSHNLGLRDHSPISFQAQP; via the coding sequence GTGATCCGCGTCCACCCGTCCGTTCGCGCCGCGTCCGTCGCCGCGGCATTCGTGATCGCCCTCCCCGCCCGGGGAGCGGCCCAGCAGCACCAGCACCAGCCCGCGCAGCCGCAGCAGCCGGACCCGCACGCCGCGCACGCCGGCCACCAGGCGGCGCCCGCGCAGCCGGCGGCCGCCGCGCCGGCCCGGCCCGACTCGGGCGTGACCGTGCTGCGCGCCGAGTTCTCGTTCGGGCCCGTGGGCGCCGCCGAGCGGCGGGCCCCGCGCGAGAAGGAGGAGATGGAGGTGCGCCTCCGGCTGACGGACCCGGTCACCGGGCGCCCGGCCACGGGGCTCAACCCCACGGCGTGGATCGACGTGCGCCGCGAGGAGGGCGCCACCACGCTCGAGCAGTGCCGGCAGAAGGTGGCCACCTTCACCGAGGCGGGCCTGCACGTCAAGCACGGGCAGATCTCCATCGCCACCCCGGTGGAGGACCTGAACGGGCACTACGTGCTGGCCATGGCCCGCCAGCCGGCGATCGCCGTGCTGGACCCGGTGAAGGGCTTCGGCCGCACCAAGCTGTTCACGGCCATCCCGCTCCCCAGCCCCGGCGAGGACTGGGCGGCCACCCCCGACGACCGGCGCGTCTTCGTGAGCTCGCCCGACTCGGGCGCGCTCTCCATCGTCGACACGCACTCGTTCCGGGTGACGAAGACGCTGCGCCTGCCGCACCCCACCGTGGTGCGCATCGACCCGGCCGGGCGCTACGTCTGGGTCTCGACCCAGGAGGGCGCCGCGTGGGGGATGGCGGTGGTCGACGCGCTGGCCGGCACCGTGGTGCAGCGGCTCCCGGCCGGCGCCGGGCCGCACGCGCTGGCGTTCAGCGACGACGGGGCGTACGCCTTCGTCGCCAACCGCGCGGCGGGGACGCTCTCGGTGTTCGACGCGCGGAGCCTGCGCCCGATCGGCGAGGCCGAGGTGGGGCAGCAGCCGGTGGACGTGGCCTGGTCGGCCGTGCGCAGCGCCGCCTACGTGGTCAACGAGGGCGACGGCACGGTGGCGGTGGTGGACCCCGCCCGCAAGGCGGTGGTGGAGCGCGTCACCTTCAAGCCGGGGATCCGCTCGCTGCGCTTCGCGCCCGAGCCGATGAACCCGGCCGGGCACGCGGGGCACGACATGGGCCCGGCGCGCGGGGGGCGGCTGGCCTTCGTGCTGAACCCGCGCGAGGGCGTCATGCAGATCCTGGACGTGGTGGACCGGCGCATCGTCCGCACGCTGTCGGGGGCGCCCGAGCCGGACCAGGTGGCCTTCACCGGCTCGTTCGCCTACGTGCGCGCGGCGGGGACGGCCTCGGTGGCGCTAATCCCGCTGGCCAACCCCACGGGGGGCGCGGTGGGGCCGCACGACTACTTCCCCGCCGGGAGCAACGCGCCGGGGGCGATCGCGGGCGACCACCTGGGCGACGTGATCATCTCGCAGCCCGGGATGCACGACGCGATCTACGCGGCCAACCCCAAGGAGCGGATGATCTACTCGTACCACTACATGGAGGGGATGCCCGTGCCGCACGGGGGCCTCACCACGTACTCGTTCGAGCCGCGCGCCATCCGCACCATCAGCCGCCACGTGCGCGAGGTGGAGCCGGGCGTGTACGCGGCCACCCTGCGCATGGACCGCGCGGGCGAGTACGACCTGGTGCTGCGCAACCCCGACCCGTACGTGCTGGGGTGCTACAGCTTCACCGTGCAGCCCGACCCGTCGCTGAACACGGGCCACTCGGTGCGCGTGGAGGCGGTGGCCGAGGGCGGCCGCGCGCTGAAGGTGGGGAGGAACGCGCTGCGCTTCCGGGTGACCGACACCCGCGCCGGCGCGGCGCTGGAGGGGCTCACCGACCTGCGCGTGCAGCTCGCCTCCACCTCGGGGTGGCAGATGCGCGCCGACGCGAAGGCCGTGGGCGGCGGGGTGTACGAGGTGGAGTTCGACATCCCGGAGGCCGGGGTCTACTACGCGGCCTTCGAGATCCCCTCGCACAACCTGGGGCTGCGCGACCACTCGCCGATCTCGTTCCAGGCGCAGCCGTGA
- a CDS encoding MBL fold metallo-hydrolase, whose translation MRLRFLGTGTSFGVPVIGCRCAVCASGDPRDRRTRHAALLQEEGRTLLVDTPPELRLQLIAAGVRGVDAVWYTHTHADHVHGVDDLRVFSRQGGQALPVYAHERDRKTLVSRFAYVFDPTVPPLKGTSKPEAELHDFRSYEPVRAAGFELLPLPVPHGDAQVHGFRVGGLGYITDAKRLPPRTEEALRGVRVLVLNALWWGEPHPNHFSVEEACETAGRLGAERTYLTHLSHRTSQAELDRRLPAGVRAAYDGLEVEV comes from the coding sequence ATGAGGCTCCGCTTCCTGGGCACCGGCACCTCGTTCGGCGTGCCCGTCATCGGGTGCCGGTGCGCGGTCTGCGCCTCCGGCGACCCGCGCGACCGGAGGACGCGCCACGCGGCGCTCCTCCAGGAGGAGGGCCGCACGCTGCTGGTGGACACGCCGCCGGAGCTCAGGCTGCAGCTGATCGCCGCGGGGGTGCGCGGGGTGGACGCGGTGTGGTACACGCACACGCACGCCGACCACGTGCACGGGGTGGACGACCTGCGCGTGTTCTCCAGGCAGGGCGGGCAGGCGCTGCCCGTCTACGCCCACGAGCGGGACAGGAAGACGCTGGTCTCGCGCTTCGCCTACGTCTTCGACCCCACCGTCCCCCCGCTGAAAGGGACGTCGAAGCCCGAGGCCGAGCTGCACGACTTCCGCTCGTACGAGCCGGTGCGGGCGGCGGGGTTCGAGCTCCTTCCCCTCCCCGTCCCCCACGGCGACGCGCAGGTGCACGGCTTCCGCGTGGGCGGGCTGGGCTACATCACCGACGCCAAGCGGCTGCCCCCGCGCACCGAGGAGGCGCTCCGGGGGGTGCGCGTGCTGGTGCTGAACGCCCTCTGGTGGGGCGAGCCGCACCCCAACCACTTCAGCGTGGAGGAGGCGTGCGAGACAGCCGGGCGCCTGGGCGCCGAGCGCACCTACCTCACCCACCTGAGCCACCGCACCAGCCAGGCCGAGCTGGACCGCCGGTTGCCCGCCGGGGTGCGGGCGGCGTACGATGGGCTGGAGGTGGAGGTTTGA
- a CDS encoding amidohydrolase — protein sequence MHPSPEPDLVLAARRIHVLGGQPPVEALFIRGGRVAAAGSRAEMESLAGRGALVEDLGEAYVTPGLTDAHVHLTTWGLSLTRVDLNAARTVEEALERIAAHAARGTGWVRGLGWDAHRWGRLPTRAELDRVCPERPCYFQSHDIHGAWLNTEALRRAGVGRDTPDPEGGQIVRDAETGEPTGVLLEKAMALAERHLPPETPAERRDALLEAQRRVHRLGLTGLHSVEVTGMEDFAALDAEGLLRLRVLQAIPLPRLDAAIQVGVRSGFGGERLRVGGVKMFLDGALGSRTAWMREPYAGTGGDRGIQTLPSEEFRGAVRRAAAAGISATVHAIGDAAVELALEVLGTVPPPPAMPHRVEHLQLCPPDLWERAGRSGVVASMQPVHLMTDIPAAERHWGHERSRGAYAFAPVLRAGATLAFGSDVPVETVDPRLGLFAAVKRVGWDGGPAGEWFPENALTAEEALRAYTEGPARAAGEAHRRGRLLPGHDADLVAWDRDPLSCPPDELREMRCLLTMVGGEAVHREEDAS from the coding sequence ATGCATCCGTCGCCCGAGCCCGACCTGGTCCTCGCCGCCCGCCGCATCCACGTGCTCGGCGGGCAGCCGCCCGTGGAGGCGCTGTTCATCCGCGGCGGGAGGGTCGCGGCGGCGGGGTCGCGGGCGGAGATGGAGTCGCTGGCGGGCCGCGGCGCGCTGGTCGAGGACCTGGGGGAGGCGTACGTCACGCCGGGGCTCACCGACGCGCACGTGCACCTGACCACCTGGGGCCTCTCGCTCACCCGCGTGGACCTGAACGCGGCGCGCACCGTCGAGGAGGCGCTGGAGCGGATAGCCGCGCACGCGGCGCGGGGCACGGGGTGGGTGCGCGGGCTCGGGTGGGACGCGCACCGCTGGGGGAGGCTGCCGACGCGCGCGGAGCTGGACCGCGTCTGCCCGGAGCGGCCGTGCTACTTCCAGAGCCACGACATCCACGGCGCCTGGCTGAACACCGAGGCGCTGCGCCGCGCGGGCGTCGGGCGCGACACGCCGGACCCCGAGGGCGGGCAGATCGTGCGCGACGCGGAGACGGGCGAGCCCACCGGCGTGCTGCTGGAGAAGGCGATGGCGCTCGCCGAGCGGCACCTGCCGCCCGAGACGCCCGCCGAGCGCCGCGACGCGCTCCTGGAGGCCCAGCGTCGCGTGCACCGCCTGGGGCTCACCGGCCTGCACTCCGTCGAGGTGACCGGGATGGAGGACTTCGCCGCGCTCGACGCCGAGGGGCTGCTGCGGCTGCGCGTCCTCCAGGCGATCCCGCTGCCCCGCCTCGACGCGGCGATCCAGGTGGGCGTGCGCAGCGGCTTCGGGGGCGAGCGGCTGCGCGTGGGCGGGGTGAAGATGTTCCTGGACGGGGCCCTGGGCTCGCGCACGGCGTGGATGCGCGAGCCGTACGCGGGCACCGGCGGCGACCGCGGCATCCAGACGCTCCCGTCGGAAGAGTTCCGCGGGGCGGTGCGCCGCGCGGCCGCGGCCGGGATCTCCGCCACGGTGCACGCCATCGGCGACGCGGCGGTGGAGCTGGCGCTGGAGGTGCTGGGGACGGTCCCGCCCCCGCCGGCGATGCCGCACCGCGTCGAGCACCTGCAGCTCTGCCCGCCGGACCTGTGGGAGCGCGCCGGCCGATCCGGGGTGGTCGCCTCCATGCAGCCCGTGCACCTGATGACCGACATCCCCGCCGCCGAGCGGCACTGGGGGCACGAGCGCTCGCGCGGCGCCTACGCCTTCGCGCCCGTGCTGCGCGCGGGGGCCACGCTGGCCTTCGGCTCCGACGTGCCGGTGGAGACGGTCGATCCGCGCCTGGGCCTGTTCGCCGCGGTGAAGCGCGTCGGCTGGGACGGCGGGCCCGCGGGGGAGTGGTTCCCCGAGAACGCGCTCACCGCCGAGGAAGCGCTCCGGGCGTACACGGAGGGCCCCGCGCGCGCCGCCGGCGAGGCGCACCGCCGCGGCCGCCTCCTCCCGGGCCATGACGCCGACCTGGTGGCCTGGGACCGCGACCCGCTCTCCTGCCCGCCCGACGAGCTGCGCGAGATGCGCTGCCTGCTGACGATGGTCGGCGGCGAGGCCGTCCACCGCGAGGAGGACGCGTCGTGA
- a CDS encoding ribonuclease D: MEYEYVDTQEGLARVVERLRGERLVGADTEAAGYHRYFDRMSLVQLSGGAGNFLVDPLAVRDLSPLAAVFENDHVETVFHDADYDLRILDRDAGLRVTNLFDTQIAAAFLGERALGLGNVVEKYLGVRLPKEHQRADWAERPLSQGMKEYAAADTAHLPALRDRLRAELERRGRLAWAEEEFRRRELTRWSEPDDAREAFMRVKGARDLSPRGLAILRELHEWREGVAKELDRATFRVLSNQALLEMSATAPQSTQALTAVTGVSEGMAQRRGRELLAAVRRGLAVPEDQLPRWPRAPRWERDLELEARVEALKAARNRRAEELELDPGFLISRNMLEEVARAQPKTPEQLAEVPGVRRWQVEAFGEALLRALR, encoded by the coding sequence ATGGAATACGAATACGTCGACACGCAGGAGGGGCTCGCGCGGGTGGTCGAGCGGCTGCGCGGGGAGCGGCTGGTGGGCGCCGACACCGAGGCCGCGGGCTACCACCGCTACTTCGACCGCATGAGCCTGGTGCAGCTCTCGGGCGGGGCCGGCAACTTCCTGGTCGACCCGCTGGCCGTGCGCGACCTGTCGCCGCTGGCGGCCGTCTTCGAGAACGACCACGTCGAGACCGTCTTCCACGACGCCGACTACGACCTGCGCATCCTGGACCGCGACGCGGGTCTGCGTGTGACGAACCTCTTCGACACGCAGATCGCCGCGGCCTTCCTGGGCGAGCGGGCGCTGGGGCTCGGCAACGTGGTGGAGAAGTACCTGGGAGTGCGGCTCCCCAAGGAGCACCAGCGGGCCGACTGGGCCGAGCGCCCGCTCTCGCAGGGGATGAAGGAGTACGCCGCCGCCGACACCGCGCACCTCCCCGCGCTGCGCGACCGCCTGCGCGCCGAGCTGGAGCGCAGGGGGCGCCTCGCCTGGGCCGAGGAGGAGTTCCGCCGCCGCGAGCTGACGCGCTGGAGCGAGCCCGACGACGCCCGCGAGGCGTTCATGCGCGTCAAGGGCGCCCGCGACCTGTCCCCGCGCGGCCTGGCGATCCTGCGCGAGCTGCACGAGTGGCGCGAGGGCGTGGCGAAGGAGCTGGACCGCGCCACCTTCCGCGTGCTCTCGAACCAGGCGCTGCTGGAGATGAGCGCCACCGCGCCGCAGAGCACGCAGGCGCTCACGGCCGTCACCGGCGTGTCGGAGGGAATGGCGCAGCGGCGTGGGCGCGAGCTGCTGGCCGCCGTCCGCCGCGGCCTGGCGGTGCCCGAAGACCAGCTCCCGCGCTGGCCGCGCGCCCCGCGCTGGGAGCGTGACCTGGAGCTGGAGGCGCGCGTGGAGGCGCTTAAGGCCGCGCGCAACCGCCGCGCCGAGGAGCTGGAGCTGGACCCCGGCTTCCTCATCTCGCGCAACATGCTGGAAGAGGTGGCCCGGGCCCAGCCGAAGACGCCCGAGCAGCTCGCCGAGGTTCCCGGCGTGCGCCGCTGGCAGGTGGAGGCCTTCGGCGAGGCGCTGCTCAGGGCGCTGCGGTAG